From Campylobacter concisus:
TGGTAGCCTCGATTAGAATGCTGTCTGGATGCGTTCTTACGTATTCGCGAACGGCTCTTGTCTTTCCGCTGCCAGCTACTCCGCTTATCATTGCCATATCTCTATCTTGTACCGCCCAGCCGATCACTGCGTGTATGCTTTTGGCGTCCTTAGTTTTTACGAAAGGTAGCTCGTCTTGTAAAACGTCCACCTTTTGGATAAAATTGTCAAGATAGTTTTTAGCTGGCTCTTCTACTTTGTCGGCATACTTGTAGCTAGAGCCTTCCTTTATATATCCCGAGATATACGCGGGATTTATTCCCAACGCCGTAGCAAATTTGTTCTGACTCATACCGCTTGTTTTATTAGCTTCGATGAAGTCTTTTATTCTGTCTGCTAACTGCATTTTTCCTCCTTTTGATTTTGTTTTTTAAATGTTTTAAACGCCGTTTAATAGGACTTTAAACGACCTTGAAAGCATTTTTATTCCCCGCTTGCTATCTCTATGGCGTCGTCTACGGAAAATTTCTTTTTAGTCGTTCGCTCTGCGGTAAATTCGTTTAATTTATCGTAATCAAACCCAGCGTTTATTATGTTATTTACCTCTTTTTGCCTTTTTATGGTCTCTTTTATAGCCTCTACCTTGTCGCCACCCTCGTAGTTAAAGTTTTCAGGTTTTAACGACTCTTTGTGGGCTTCAAGCATTACTTCAAGATCATAATTCACATTCATTCTGGTAAATTCACTAAATTCAGCTTGTTTTATAAACGTCCTAATCGCTCTCATATCATCTTTGAATACCTTTTTGACCATCTTATAGGTCTCGGCACTCATAGGGTGTATATCCTTATCTTTTGCTTCACATATAAAGTTTCCATCCATATCAAACACAAAGATAGAACTTACATCATCAATATTCTCGCCAACTAAAACTGGCGTTCTGACAGGCGGAAGAAATGCTGAGCCAAACTCCCTTGCGTCGTAGTTTATGCCTTTTTTGCTTACCACTCTAGACTCTAGCCCTCCAGCATGCAGCATAAATTCCTCTTTTCTTACACCTTTTAGTGGCGTATCATCGCTATTCCACCGCTCCATTGGACTTGGTCTTTTGCGTCCTATCTTCATTATGTCCCATTTAGTTACTTCAGTTTCAAACCTGGCTCTAGCTTGATCTAGCGTGAGAAGATATTTTAGGTTTGTCTTTTTAGGCAGCCCATTCTCATCTTTGGCGTGCCTATCTTTTTTGGGTGTTCTTTGTTCAACGGCCTCGCGCATAGCTAGATTAAAGCCTATATAGCCTGGAGTTTGAGAAATTCCAGCATGCTGCATCACTCCAAAGTGCCTTTCTACAAAGCCCTTTTCATCACCGCTATATGCGATTGCTCTATCGTAGTCGATATGTAAGCCGTTTAGTAAGTGTTGAAACTGATCGCTTAGATAGTCTTTACCGTTATCACCCTTTATGTAGTCTGGCTTGCCTAGTGTGTTTAAAGCTTTCCACATTAGTCTTATAAGTCCTAAAGCATTTGATTTTTCCTCTATGCTTGCTACACATCTACCGCTATATACATCTACTATACTTAGGATATTTGCACGCATCGCTTCGCCTTTTTCTCCATTCCTTACCATCATGTCAAGCGGTGAGCTATCTATCTGCCAGCATTGGTTGCGTCTGGTTATCATCTCGCCTTGATTGCCAAGAGCTGGTTGGAAGTAGCTTTTTGCTTTATCTTCGCCTTTTGTTACCATTATGTATTCAAGCTTGTGTGTTTGATAGTAGCTATCTAAAAACCTCTTTATTACGCCATCACTAAATAGTGGTTTTATCTCGCCCATTAGATATTTTGGATAGTTATATGCCTCGCCTATGCGTTTAAAATACTCGTGATGTAGTCTACGATTTAGCTCAGCTATATTTACTCCGCCAGCGCCATAAGCACGGAAGTTTTGAAGTAAAAACTCTATCATCCACTCTTCGAGCACGCTAGCGTTTTTCCTGTGCTTGCCACGCTTGTCTATCAGCGCCGCTGCACCCTTTTCTTTATAGGCCTTTTGCCATCTAAAAAGGTTTGCCTCACTTATACCGCTATCTTCGCAAAACTTTTTACATGACACGCCACGTTTTTTAGCCTCTTCATACTCTTTTAGCACTCTTATCTTTTTGTTTATCTCATCTTTTTCACTATCATCTAGCACTGCATACTCTCCGCCAAAATTCTCTTTTTTACTCGCGCCCTCTTTGTTCTTGCCGCCGCCCTTGATCTCGCTAAATTTCATCTGTCTAAATCCGCTTTGCTCCGAGCTATCCTCTACGTATACACTTACGTCTTTATCTGCCTTGCCGCTTTTTATCGCCGCGTCTATGTCGGCAATCTCTACTGCAAATAGCAGCTTTGCTCCACCACGGCTTCTGGTGCCTGCGTCAGATATCTTTATGAATGGATATTTTGCTGAGCCCCTATTTATAGAATTTGCTAAAGCTCTTGGATGTATGCCGAAAATTTCAGCAGCCACAGCAGTTTCGACATAGATCATTTAGCTAGCCTTACTCTCTTCTTGTTCTTTTTTAAGACCACTTGGAAGCTCTTTGATTATCCCCTCACTTAAAAGCACTTCAAACACTTTCCTTGAAGTAGCGAAATTTTTACTACCTGCCACTTGACCACTTATCACCATATATGTGGTTCTCTCACTAAGATTGTGCTTTTTAGCCCACTGCCTTATACTTATACAGTTATCGGTAAAGTATTTTTTTATCATCTTGCACTCCTTTCTTCTAATTTTCATTGCTAAGTCGGCTTATAAATTTTTAGTTATAATCTCGCTTTTAAGACCATAAATAAGGATTTGTATGCATGAAGCTAAGATGAACTTCGCTTGCCCTAAGTGCAAGCAAGCTACGGCGATATCCATAACCACGTTAAAGTTAGATACCTTTGAATGCTATCACTGTGGTGAGAAGCTCTATGCTGGTGCATTGCCTAAGCTTGCCTATAAGCTCAGTAAAGAATTTCACAAGCTTTTTAAAAAGCATGCCAACGCATACTTTTATACTAGGATAGAGTTTGAAAGAGACTTCCAAGAGATAGACGACGGTGGGCGATTTTTCTTTGACGAGCTTAAAGGTTTTCAGGATAACGATATGCTTATCGCACCGCCTAGATTTGAGATACTAGCTTACCAGTTTAAGTGTATAGACACTAGTGCTAGAATGCTTTTGCACGACGATAGCATAGCTCATCCAAAAGACTATTTTATACCTGCTAATTATCAATTTTCATATAAATTTAGCGAAGTCATGGATGAGCCGTATCTAAATGCGTCGCACAAAGACATACCTAGCGAACAAGATCGCAAATTTCTTGGGCTACATCTACTTGATTACGCCGATTTGATCCACTATACAAGACTTTATAACTCATATCTGAGAGCTTTTTCGCATACTCATCACACTTTTGCTTGTCTTGAGTATTGATAGAGTCTATATGTTTATATAAGACTCTATCACAGTATCTCACAAGATCCCTTGAATATCCGCCTTGGCTCAAAACCACAAGCAGTCTCTCTGCACCTTTGCCAAGTCGCTGTCTAACGCTAAAGCTAGACTCGCTCGGCTCGGCACCACAAAATACGACTTTCATTTCTTGCCTTTCTGCCGACTTAACAATGAAAATTTAAAGAACTATTTTTCAAACCTTTGAAAGATTTAATCTCAAATAAGATATAATTTTTCGTAGATTTGAAAGAATTATATAGTATTTTAACCTTATTTGTCAAGGTTAAAATACTATGTTCATACATTTTTTAATCAAAGGCGGCAAAATGGACGATCAAAAAGATAAAGTTATATTTGAAAATATGAAAAATTTTTTTAAGGTCGATAGTCTCGAAGATGTAGCAGAAAGGTTAGGTTATTCTAGGAGCACGGCCGCCACATGGCGCTCAAAAGGCTTAACCTCAACTGTAAAATTAAAATTCGCCAGTCTAAGCGCAGATAAGGTTAATAAACCTTATAAGGATAAAGCGGATTTAAGGTATTTTGAGAATGTAACAGCAAGTGCTGGCTATGGCTCA
This genomic window contains:
- a CDS encoding DDE-type integrase/transposase/recombinase, with translation MIYVETAVAAEIFGIHPRALANSINRGSAKYPFIKISDAGTRSRGGAKLLFAVEIADIDAAIKSGKADKDVSVYVEDSSEQSGFRQMKFSEIKGGGKNKEGASKKENFGGEYAVLDDSEKDEINKKIRVLKEYEEAKKRGVSCKKFCEDSGISEANLFRWQKAYKEKGAAALIDKRGKHRKNASVLEEWMIEFLLQNFRAYGAGGVNIAELNRRLHHEYFKRIGEAYNYPKYLMGEIKPLFSDGVIKRFLDSYYQTHKLEYIMVTKGEDKAKSYFQPALGNQGEMITRRNQCWQIDSSPLDMMVRNGEKGEAMRANILSIVDVYSGRCVASIEEKSNALGLIRLMWKALNTLGKPDYIKGDNGKDYLSDQFQHLLNGLHIDYDRAIAYSGDEKGFVERHFGVMQHAGISQTPGYIGFNLAMREAVEQRTPKKDRHAKDENGLPKKTNLKYLLTLDQARARFETEVTKWDIMKIGRKRPSPMERWNSDDTPLKGVRKEEFMLHAGGLESRVVSKKGINYDAREFGSAFLPPVRTPVLVGENIDDVSSIFVFDMDGNFICEAKDKDIHPMSAETYKMVKKVFKDDMRAIRTFIKQAEFSEFTRMNVNYDLEVMLEAHKESLKPENFNYEGGDKVEAIKETIKRQKEVNNIINAGFDYDKLNEFTAERTTKKKFSVDDAIEIASGE